The Nicotiana tomentosiformis chromosome 9, ASM39032v3, whole genome shotgun sequence genome contains the following window.
TCATAGGAAGACTAGAGGTGATTTAAAGGCTTGTCAGGTTTTAAGAGAACACGGGTTGTGGATGAATCGCGATAAGCGAATTGTTGGGGCGATCCCGGGGGTGTTTATTGGTGATGTGTTCTTTTTCAGGATGGAGCTTTGTGTTGTTGGTTTACATGGGCAGGTTCAAGCTGGCATTGATTATGTCCCTGCGAGTCAGAGCTCGAATAGGGAGCCGATTGCTACGAGTGTGATTGTTTCGGGTGGATACGAGGATGATCAGGATGGTGGAGATGTGATTATATATACTGGGCACGGTGGACAGGATAAGTTGTCGAGGCAATGTATGCATCAGAAGCTGGAATGTGGGAATTTGGCATTGGAGCGGAGTATGCACTATGGAATTGAGGTAAGGGTAATTCGCGGCTTTAAGTACGAAGGTAGTGCTAGTGGTAAAGTTTATGTGTATGATGGATTGTATAGAATTGTTGAATGTTGGTTTGATGTTGGAAAGTCTGGATTTGGAGTGTATAAGTACAAGCTTGTTAGGATTGAGAATCAGGAAGAGTTGGGAAGTGCCATTCTTAGGTTTGCGCAGAATCTTAGGCTTAGACCTTTGGTGGCAAGGCCTACGGGTTATGTTAGTCTAGATATATCTAGGAAAAAAGAAAACATGCCAGTATTTCTTTTCAACGATATCGATGATAATCACGATCCTGTTTATTTTGATTATCTGTTGAAGACTGTTTTCCCTCCGTATGTGTACCAGAATGTGGGCAGTGGAAATGGCTGCGAGTGCGTTAATGGGTGTGTGGATAATTGTTTTTGTGCTATGAGAAATGGTGGCCAATTTGCTTATGATTATAATGGGATATTGGTGAGAGGTAAACCATTAGTGTTTGAATGTGGACCACATTGTCAGTGTCCTCCAACTTGTCGGAATCGAGTGAGTCAAAAGGGTTTGAGGCACAGATTTGAAGTGTTTCGGTCTAGAGAGACTGGTTGGGGAGTTAGGTCATTGGACTTGATCCAAGCTGGGTCCTTCATCTGTGAATTTACTGGGGTCGTACTCACACGAGAGCAAGCCCAAATCTTTACAATGAATGGTGATAGTTTAGTCTATCCAAGTCGCTTTCCTGAGAGGTGGGCAGAATGGGGAGATTTGTCCCAAATATATCCTGACTATGTGCGGCCAGCATACCCCTCCATTCCTCCTCTGGATTTCGCGATGGATGTGTCTAGAATGAGGAATGTAGCATGCTATATGAGTCACAGTTCAAGCCCCAACGTGTTGGTGCAGCCAGTGCTTTATGATCACAACACTGTATCTTTCCCCCACCTGATGCTCTTTGCAATGGAGAATATCCCCCCTCTTAGGGAGATCAGTATTGATTATGGGGTTGCAGATGAATGGACAGGGAAGCTTGCCATTTGTAATTGACTAACTTGTAGGAGTTGATGCAATTTTGAACATGATGCAGCACAGCCATTTCTGGCACATCATTTGCTGAGGTAATTAAAACATTCAGTCAATAATTTCTGTTAAACTCAAAATTGTAACGGCATTCAGCTACATGTTTTCTAGAGGGCTGACTATCAGTCTGTACTGGTATTGGTTTTCAGTTGTCTTGTTACTCTAGCTAGTTATGGCCTTTATTCTGAATCTCTTTAGAAGCTGTTTTAAGCCCTCGGAATTTGGAATTGATGAGACTGATTTTATTACAATATTGGGCAGTCTTAAATTGTCTAGCTTTGGCGACTTTTGGACGTGTCGCCAAAAGCTGTTTGGAACTCCAATTGCTTTGCtgagttttttttttatatactaTATGCAGTTTGAATGCATCTTACTGCGCTTGATGAATGGATTTGAACTTCTTTTCATGCTGCTTAATAGGAATTCCCTTTCCCATCCTTGATTGTCTTTTTAATGATTCAGAGGATGATTTTGTTTCTGATTTGCTGTTCTTTTCCACTGGTGGATATCTTCCTCTTCAGATTCCATGTCTAAAGAACTCCTCAAATAAC
Protein-coding sequences here:
- the LOC104084631 gene encoding histone-lysine N-methyltransferase family member SUVH9-like gives rise to the protein MGSLVPFQDLNLQPESTNLTSNSPTPLITPKIEPKLEPLDEFTQADLQTPPLFSNPNTPNFNCNFTPNSLSHNSITTPEQNPSGSDGTNVYSEYNRISELFREAFAKRMQRYGDIEIVADPNNDDSRDVEMDLDNSRAIVPVNNEDNQVSEMVIPRRKYQQRSSELVRVTDLKPEDQRYFRDAVRRTRMLYDSLRVLAMADDENNMGVVPHRKTRGDLKACQVLREHGLWMNRDKRIVGAIPGVFIGDVFFFRMELCVVGLHGQVQAGIDYVPASQSSNREPIATSVIVSGGYEDDQDGGDVIIYTGHGGQDKLSRQCMHQKLECGNLALERSMHYGIEVRVIRGFKYEGSASGKVYVYDGLYRIVECWFDVGKSGFGVYKYKLVRIENQEELGSAILRFAQNLRLRPLVARPTGYVSLDISRKKENMPVFLFNDIDDNHDPVYFDYLLKTVFPPYVYQNVGSGNGCECVNGCVDNCFCAMRNGGQFAYDYNGILVRGKPLVFECGPHCQCPPTCRNRVSQKGLRHRFEVFRSRETGWGVRSLDLIQAGSFICEFTGVVLTREQAQIFTMNGDSLVYPSRFPERWAEWGDLSQIYPDYVRPAYPSIPPLDFAMDVSRMRNVACYMSHSSSPNVLVQPVLYDHNTVSFPHLMLFAMENIPPLREISIDYGVADEWTGKLAICN